In Candidatus Mycalebacterium zealandia, one DNA window encodes the following:
- a CDS encoding CBS domain-containing protein — MREMVMSGKDLSRVTVKDMVKNREVFYSVSLDDTVKEAASTLKRLHIRATGVLEGKKLVGVFSHYDVSTKVVTEGKDPNATKVKDVMTPDVIKVNLHNTFSECLEIFGQHNISHLVVEDKDGNYYGVVSQKDMQDKMLENLKNMLEITQQYAFGPYPSGKD, encoded by the coding sequence GTGAGGGAAATGGTAATGTCTGGCAAAGATTTGAGTCGGGTTACCGTCAAGGACATGGTGAAAAACCGCGAGGTTTTCTACTCTGTTTCCTTGGACGATACAGTAAAAGAAGCCGCTTCCACACTTAAACGGCTTCACATCCGCGCGACTGGTGTTCTCGAAGGCAAAAAGCTTGTCGGAGTTTTCAGCCACTACGATGTTTCAACAAAAGTGGTTACGGAAGGCAAAGACCCCAACGCCACAAAAGTAAAAGATGTTATGACGCCCGATGTCATCAAAGTAAACCTGCACAACACATTTTCCGAATGTCTTGAAATTTTTGGACAGCACAACATCTCGCACCTTGTCGTTGAAGATAAGGATGGAAACTACTACGGTGTTGTGTCGCAGAAAGACATGCAGGACAAAATGCTTGAAAATCTGAAAAATATGCTTGAAATAACACAACAATACGCATTCGGTCCATATCCTTCTGGAAAGGACTGA
- a CDS encoding sulfurtransferase produces MAEYKYPEVLVSTQWVEDHKDDPDVVIVESDEDILLYEVGHIPGAIKLDWQVELQDQTIRDYLAVENFEKLMSEKGISNDSKVVFYGDKSNWWACYAFWTFKVMGHKNCLIMDGGRQKWVDEKREITRDVPKLPKTGYKVGKVDESIRAFRDDVMKHMEARGALVDVRSPQEFTGELLHMEAYPQEGCLRGGHIPGANSVPWAKAANEDGTFKSADELEQIYGKEQKLKPAEDVIVYCRIGERSSHTWFVLTYLLGYKNVRNYDGSWTEWGNMVRAPIER; encoded by the coding sequence GTGGCTGAATACAAATATCCTGAAGTTCTCGTTTCAACCCAGTGGGTTGAAGACCATAAAGACGACCCGGACGTTGTAATTGTTGAGTCCGATGAGGACATTCTTCTCTACGAAGTGGGACACATTCCCGGCGCAATCAAGCTTGACTGGCAGGTTGAACTGCAAGATCAGACCATCAGAGACTATCTCGCAGTTGAAAATTTTGAGAAACTTATGTCCGAAAAGGGCATATCAAACGACTCAAAAGTTGTTTTCTACGGAGACAAAAGCAACTGGTGGGCGTGCTACGCTTTCTGGACTTTCAAGGTTATGGGGCATAAAAACTGCCTGATAATGGACGGCGGAAGGCAGAAGTGGGTTGACGAAAAAAGAGAGATAACACGGGACGTTCCAAAACTCCCGAAGACCGGATACAAGGTTGGAAAGGTTGACGAATCCATAAGGGCTTTCCGCGATGACGTTATGAAGCACATGGAGGCGCGCGGCGCGCTTGTGGATGTGCGCTCGCCTCAGGAGTTCACCGGTGAGTTGCTTCACATGGAGGCTTATCCGCAGGAAGGTTGCCTCAGAGGCGGGCATATTCCCGGCGCGAACAGCGTTCCGTGGGCGAAGGCGGCAAATGAGGACGGAACCTTCAAATCGGCTGACGAACTTGAGCAGATATACGGAAAAGAGCAGAAACTTAAGCCCGCTGAGGATGTCATAGTTTATTGCAGAATAGGTGAAAGATCTTCTCATACATGGTTTGTTCTGACCTATCTTCTGGGCTACAAAAACGTCAGAAACTATGACGGCTCATGGACGGAATGGGGCAATATGGTGCGTGCTCCGATAGAAAGGTGA
- a CDS encoding SufE family protein produces the protein MDLTEIVEQFRDSDFQTTLDMLVDYSDDLPPLPEKYIPLLEKSENRVPECETPVFIWIEVNGGKVAIHAHVPEESPTVRGFVSILVDAFTGVSPEEVADAPPNLLNRLGLDKKLGTRRMYGLGAVYARIKKEVGEKARN, from the coding sequence ATGGATCTCACTGAGATTGTTGAGCAGTTCAGGGATTCCGATTTCCAGACCACGCTTGATATGCTGGTTGACTATTCAGACGACCTTCCGCCACTTCCTGAAAAATACATTCCTCTTCTTGAAAAATCAGAAAACAGGGTTCCCGAATGTGAAACACCCGTTTTTATCTGGATTGAAGTGAACGGTGGAAAGGTTGCAATTCACGCTCACGTGCCCGAAGAGTCGCCCACGGTTCGGGGTTTTGTGTCAATACTTGTTGACGCTTTCACCGGAGTATCTCCCGAAGAGGTGGCGGACGCGCCGCCAAACCTTCTAAATCGTCTCGGTCTTGATAAAAAACTCGGAACAAGGCGCATGTACGGGCTCGGAGCCGTTTACGCGAGAATAAAAAAAGAGGTGGGCGAAAAAGCCCGAAATTAA
- a CDS encoding iron-sulfur cluster assembly scaffold protein, translating to MDTLMDHYENPRNFGALDGADFVRSGGNSGCGDTITIYLKMDGDVLRDIGFEGKGCMVSQAAASLISLKVKGMKAEKISAMGRENMIEILGKEIVVRRPRCSTLVLDTLKGALLKGQNGKNRI from the coding sequence ATGGACACCCTGATGGACCACTACGAGAACCCCAGAAATTTCGGGGCTCTGGACGGCGCCGATTTCGTGCGGAGCGGAGGCAATTCCGGTTGCGGAGACACCATAACAATCTATCTCAAAATGGACGGTGACGTTTTAAGAGACATTGGTTTTGAGGGTAAAGGGTGCATGGTAAGTCAGGCGGCGGCTTCACTTATTTCGCTCAAAGTCAAAGGAATGAAAGCCGAAAAAATTTCCGCAATGGGCAGGGAGAACATGATTGAGATTCTCGGCAAAGAGATTGTAGTGCGTCGTCCCAGATGCTCAACACTTGTTCTTGACACTCTAAAAGGCGCGCTCCTGAAAGGTCAGAACGGGAAAAACCGCATCTGA
- the uvrA gene encoding excinuclease ABC subunit UvrA — MSFITIKGARSHNLKNISAKIPRGKLVTITGVSGSGKSSLAFDTLFAEGQRRFMQSLSAYARQFVEQLEKPDVDFMDGLSPSISLDQKTFYRNPRSTVGTITEIYDFMRLLFARVGKPMCHRCGEEISPQTAQAMAKRILSSAGGEEVTVMSQVVRGRKGFYRKEIEDLKREGFVRAFIDGEERDLDEEIVLDRNKTHNIEVIVDTVGTSGAGARKRLEDSLTLALKKSGGSAVCAFGNKTMNFSETFSCPSCGEAYGEISPRIFSFNSPYGMCGECSGLGIKTDFDPELIVDSSLSIRDGAIKPWKNSRYHKRLMEETAEYYGFSTDVPFEKLPSKARSTVLYGNGNADDFPGVIGALSKWRSETSSSEVESGLAEYMKKGDCPSCGGARLRRESLSVFVNQKTIYDISRLDVEDSLRFFTDLKFRKYETEIGGGIVEEIKSRIGFLKDIGLGYIALDRSAATLSGGEAQRIRLATQLGSKMTGVTYVLDEPSIGLHPSDNDKLICTLKTMRDNGNTIVVVEHDEDMIRNSDFVLDMGPEAGRRGGEITGFGTVRELISCEESLTGKYLSGKEKIDIPLKRRRPEEFITLKGAAKRNLAGLDVSFPVGAFTCITGVSGSGKSTLLHETLCPAIELARRGKAAGGGFKAVCGARHTDKVVKIDQMPIGRTPRSNPATYTGIFSPIRELFAMTPEAKLRGYGTGRFSFNVREGSCGLCGGKGSVKVEMHFLPDVYTTCERCGGKRFESETLEITYRDKNISDVLQMTVSEAAEFFSKHPQIKRKLDIIEQVGLGYVSLGQEANTLSGGEAQRIKIARELSQKETGKTLYVLDEPSIGLHFNDVKKLLAALEKLIQKGNTVIVIEHNMDIIKSADYVIDLGPGGGKNGGKIVAKGRPEELARAAKSLTGKYLKKALGKKRRD, encoded by the coding sequence TTGAGTTTCATCACCATAAAAGGCGCGAGAAGCCACAACCTTAAAAACATAAGCGCGAAAATCCCGCGCGGAAAACTTGTAACAATCACGGGTGTGAGCGGCTCAGGCAAATCATCCCTTGCGTTTGACACGCTGTTTGCCGAGGGGCAACGCAGGTTTATGCAGTCTCTTTCGGCATACGCAAGACAGTTTGTCGAGCAACTTGAAAAACCGGATGTGGACTTCATGGACGGGCTTTCGCCGTCAATATCGCTTGATCAGAAAACCTTTTACCGCAACCCGCGTTCAACGGTCGGAACAATAACGGAGATTTACGACTTCATGCGGCTGCTTTTCGCGCGCGTGGGCAAACCTATGTGCCACCGCTGCGGAGAGGAAATCAGCCCGCAAACCGCGCAGGCGATGGCGAAAAGAATTTTGTCCTCCGCGGGCGGAGAGGAAGTTACCGTGATGTCACAGGTTGTGCGGGGCAGAAAGGGTTTTTACCGCAAAGAGATTGAAGACCTGAAAAGAGAAGGGTTTGTACGCGCGTTCATAGACGGAGAGGAAAGAGACCTTGACGAAGAAATTGTTCTGGACAGAAACAAAACGCACAACATTGAAGTGATTGTGGACACGGTCGGAACTTCGGGCGCGGGCGCACGAAAAAGGCTTGAAGATTCTCTCACTCTCGCGCTCAAAAAGTCCGGAGGCAGCGCCGTGTGCGCGTTCGGAAACAAAACTATGAATTTCAGTGAAACCTTTTCCTGCCCTTCGTGCGGCGAAGCATACGGCGAAATATCACCGCGAATTTTCTCGTTTAACAGCCCGTATGGAATGTGCGGCGAGTGCTCGGGGCTCGGCATAAAAACCGATTTTGACCCCGAACTGATTGTAGATTCGTCGCTGTCAATACGGGACGGCGCGATAAAGCCGTGGAAGAATTCGCGGTATCACAAACGGCTTATGGAGGAAACCGCGGAATATTATGGTTTCAGCACGGACGTGCCGTTTGAAAAACTTCCCTCGAAAGCGCGGAGCACGGTTCTCTACGGCAACGGAAACGCGGACGATTTTCCGGGCGTCATCGGCGCTTTGTCAAAATGGCGGAGCGAAACCTCGTCCTCCGAAGTTGAGTCCGGGCTTGCGGAGTATATGAAAAAGGGCGATTGCCCTTCCTGCGGCGGAGCGAGACTGCGCAGGGAAAGTCTGTCGGTTTTTGTAAACCAAAAAACCATTTACGACATATCGCGCCTTGACGTGGAAGACTCTCTGCGGTTTTTCACCGACCTCAAGTTCAGGAAATACGAAACGGAAATCGGCGGGGGAATCGTGGAGGAAATCAAATCACGGATAGGTTTTCTCAAAGATATCGGGCTCGGATACATCGCGCTTGACCGCTCGGCGGCAACGCTTTCGGGCGGCGAGGCGCAGAGAATCCGGCTCGCAACCCAACTTGGTTCCAAAATGACAGGTGTTACCTATGTGCTTGACGAGCCGTCAATCGGTCTGCATCCGTCAGACAACGACAAACTGATATGCACCCTGAAAACAATGAGGGACAACGGCAACACAATAGTGGTCGTTGAACACGATGAAGACATGATACGAAACAGTGACTTTGTGCTGGACATGGGACCCGAAGCCGGACGGCGCGGCGGAGAGATTACGGGATTCGGAACGGTGCGGGAACTGATTTCCTGCGAGGAATCGCTCACGGGCAAATATCTGTCCGGCAAGGAGAAGATAGATATTCCTCTGAAAAGAAGAAGGCCGGAAGAATTTATCACTCTCAAAGGCGCGGCAAAGCGCAACCTTGCCGGGCTGGACGTGTCTTTTCCCGTCGGGGCTTTTACCTGCATCACGGGGGTTTCAGGGTCGGGGAAAAGCACCCTTCTTCACGAAACCCTGTGTCCCGCGATTGAATTAGCGCGGCGTGGAAAAGCGGCGGGAGGAGGTTTCAAGGCCGTCTGCGGAGCGCGCCACACGGACAAGGTTGTCAAAATAGACCAGATGCCCATAGGAAGAACCCCAAGGTCAAATCCGGCAACATATACGGGAATTTTCTCTCCCATACGCGAACTGTTCGCGATGACTCCCGAAGCGAAACTGCGGGGCTACGGAACGGGACGTTTCAGTTTCAACGTCAGGGAGGGCAGTTGCGGTCTGTGCGGCGGCAAGGGAAGCGTTAAAGTGGAAATGCACTTCCTGCCGGATGTTTACACAACTTGCGAGCGGTGCGGAGGAAAACGTTTTGAGAGCGAAACGCTTGAGATAACATACAGGGACAAAAATATCTCGGACGTCCTGCAAATGACGGTTTCCGAAGCGGCGGAATTCTTCTCAAAACATCCGCAGATAAAACGTAAACTGGACATTATTGAACAAGTCGGACTCGGATACGTCAGTCTCGGACAGGAAGCAAACACTCTTTCAGGCGGCGAGGCGCAGAGGATTAAAATCGCCAGAGAACTTTCGCAGAAAGAAACGGGCAAAACACTCTACGTGCTTGACGAGCCGTCAATCGGTCTGCATTTCAACGATGTTAAAAAACTGCTCGCGGCTCTTGAGAAATTGATTCAAAAAGGCAACACAGTGATAGTGATAGAGCACAACATGGACATAATAAAAAGCGCGGACTATGTGATCGATCTGGGTCCCGGAGGCGGGAAGAACGGCGGAAAAATAGTAGCCAAGGGCAGACCGGAAGAGTTGGCGCGGGCGGCAAAATCACTCACGGGCAAATATCTCAAAAAGGCTCTTGGCAAAAAGAGGAGAGATTGA
- the htpX gene encoding zinc metalloprotease HtpX, whose translation MNTLKSVVLLAVMSAILVWCGGAFGGQQGAVIALVFAGVMNFASYWWSDKIVLKMYKAQEVDESSAPELYADVRELAHNSGLPMPKVYIVPEQSPNAFATGRNPSHSAVAVTQGIMKILDRYELKGVLAHELAHIKNRDILIGSVAATIAAAISYIAWMAQFAAIFGGGRGRNNVFVLLAMAIVAPLAATIVRLAISRTREFGADREGAKICSNPMFLANALRKMDNYAKQIPLSVSEQTAESTSHMMIVSPMIGGAFAKLFSTHPPTEERIARLEAMTPVG comes from the coding sequence ATGAACACTTTGAAAAGCGTTGTTTTGCTCGCCGTTATGTCGGCGATTCTTGTGTGGTGCGGAGGGGCTTTCGGAGGACAGCAGGGAGCGGTTATAGCTCTTGTTTTCGCGGGAGTTATGAACTTCGCCAGTTACTGGTGGAGCGACAAAATTGTGCTGAAAATGTATAAGGCTCAGGAGGTGGACGAAAGCTCAGCGCCGGAACTCTACGCAGATGTGCGCGAACTCGCCCACAATTCGGGGCTTCCAATGCCAAAGGTATATATCGTTCCCGAACAGTCTCCCAACGCGTTCGCGACCGGAAGAAACCCGTCCCATTCAGCGGTCGCGGTAACTCAGGGAATTATGAAAATCCTTGACAGGTACGAACTCAAAGGAGTCCTTGCGCATGAACTCGCCCACATCAAAAACCGCGACATACTCATCGGCTCCGTCGCGGCAACAATCGCGGCGGCAATCAGTTACATCGCTTGGATGGCGCAGTTTGCGGCGATTTTCGGCGGCGGACGTGGCAGAAACAACGTTTTTGTCCTTCTGGCAATGGCGATTGTGGCTCCGCTCGCGGCAACCATAGTGCGCCTTGCCATATCGCGCACAAGGGAGTTTGGAGCTGACAGAGAAGGCGCAAAGATATGCTCAAACCCGATGTTTCTCGCGAACGCACTGAGAAAAATGGACAATTACGCGAAGCAGATTCCTTTGAGCGTGAGTGAGCAGACGGCGGAAAGCACATCGCATATGATGATTGTCAGCCCGATGATTGGCGGCGCTTTTGCTAAACTGTTCAGCACCCACCCGCCAACCGAAGAGCGTATAGCCCGCCTTGAAGCGATGACTCCGGTCGGGTGA
- a CDS encoding DUF45 domain-containing protein, which produces MNLSNCPLKYRQFQKRPETFRNFVIAHKLLHLKIPNHRKLFKRMLSAHIPQWRKIKDSQTLNRKVG; this is translated from the coding sequence TTGAATTTGAGTAATTGCCCGTTGAAATACAGACAGTTTCAAAAAAGACCGGAAACTTTCCGCAATTTCGTCATAGCCCACAAGCTTTTGCACTTGAAAATTCCCAACCACAGAAAACTTTTCAAACGGATGCTGAGCGCTCATATACCTCAATGGCGCAAGATAAAGGACTCGCAAACATTGAACCGCAAGGTGGGGTGA
- a CDS encoding AAA family ATPase, with the protein MLEVSTEEKNQRLVTDNPWWQDPNDVRWKEFTKRVYFALFYELIRKTEVNRAVVLMGPRRVGKTVMAYQAIAGLIKEEINPKNILYTPLDNPLYAGMPLEKILVAFLELNKIPQGETVYVFFDEIQYLKEWEIHLKSLVDSYPQHRFVATGSAAAALKLKSTESGAGRFTDFILPPLTFHEYMKFSGEEEKLFEQDAGLFVNAGKAMQNIDKINEHFVDYLNFGGYPEAVFSEEVKKDLARFIKSDVIEKVLLRDLPSLYGISDIPELNRLFVTIAHNTGKEINLRDLSQGANVAKATISRYLEYLEAAFLIRRVRRVDKNIKKFKRDHTFKIYLTNPSMYAALFGLTDGSKNNAVLGRLVETAVFSHLFHLIRGAEAPYYARWKSGEVDLIMMDESGTKAEAAIEIKWSDKPYDDLSEIKGLLDFAKKHNIENDGKLACLTKSRFGVKPYKNGTVFFYPTSLFCFELGKILNSKDFRESFVKKLLEGKT; encoded by the coding sequence ATGCTGGAAGTTTCAACGGAAGAGAAAAATCAGCGTCTGGTGACAGACAATCCGTGGTGGCAAGATCCGAACGATGTAAGATGGAAAGAATTCACTAAGCGTGTCTACTTTGCTCTATTCTACGAACTGATACGCAAAACCGAGGTTAACCGCGCCGTTGTTCTTATGGGACCCCGCAGGGTTGGCAAAACTGTTATGGCGTATCAAGCAATCGCCGGATTGATAAAAGAAGAAATCAATCCAAAAAACATACTCTATACCCCTCTGGACAACCCTCTGTATGCAGGAATGCCACTTGAAAAAATCCTCGTTGCTTTTCTTGAACTCAACAAAATTCCGCAAGGTGAAACCGTTTATGTTTTCTTTGATGAAATCCAATACCTCAAAGAGTGGGAGATTCATCTAAAATCTCTTGTGGACTCATACCCGCAACATCGCTTTGTCGCAACCGGTTCTGCGGCTGCTGCATTAAAATTGAAAAGCACTGAATCCGGAGCCGGAAGGTTCACGGACTTCATTCTTCCTCCTTTGACGTTCCATGAATATATGAAGTTTTCGGGCGAAGAAGAAAAACTGTTTGAGCAAGATGCCGGGCTGTTTGTTAATGCCGGCAAAGCAATGCAAAACATCGATAAAATCAATGAGCATTTTGTCGACTACCTCAATTTCGGCGGCTATCCTGAAGCCGTTTTCTCAGAAGAGGTAAAAAAAGACCTCGCTCGTTTCATCAAAAGCGACGTAATAGAAAAGGTTCTGTTAAGAGACTTACCAAGTCTTTACGGCATAAGTGACATTCCTGAGCTCAATCGACTCTTTGTGACCATCGCCCACAATACGGGAAAGGAAATCAATCTGCGCGACCTCTCACAAGGTGCAAATGTGGCTAAAGCCACAATATCGAGATATTTGGAATATCTTGAAGCCGCCTTCCTGATAAGGCGCGTCCGCAGGGTGGACAAAAACATCAAAAAGTTCAAAAGAGATCACACTTTCAAGATTTACCTTACAAACCCTTCAATGTATGCGGCGCTTTTCGGGTTGACGGACGGCAGCAAAAACAATGCGGTTTTGGGCAGACTCGTGGAAACTGCGGTATTCAGCCATCTGTTTCACCTGATAAGAGGAGCGGAAGCCCCTTACTATGCGCGTTGGAAGTCCGGAGAGGTGGACTTGATAATGATGGATGAATCCGGAACAAAAGCTGAAGCCGCTATTGAAATCAAATGGTCGGACAAACCTTATGACGATTTGTCAGAAATTAAAGGACTTCTTGATTTTGCAAAAAAACACAATATTGAAAATGACGGAAAGTTGGCATGCCTGACAAAAAGTAGATTTGGCGTCAAACCCTATAAAAATGGAACCGTCTTTTTCTATCCCACAAGTCTGTTCTGTTTTGAGTTGGGAAAGATTTTGAACAGTAAGGACTTCAGAGAATCTTTTGTCAAAAAATTACTTGAGGGGAAAACCTGA
- the mnmG gene encoding tRNA uridine-5-carboxymethylaminomethyl(34) synthesis enzyme MnmG, translating into MSGEKPHNVIVIGGGHAGCEAALAAARMGRKTLLLTANIDTIGVMSCNPSIGGVGKGHIVREIDALGGEMAKAADVSAIQYRTLNTRKGAAVRATRSQADRQVYRSYMRQTLEGCENLDIKQRMIDGFLVSSGSVRGVKTSLGESFFADSVVVTPGTFPNGLIHVGDESFSSGRAGEGAAMTISKSFRDLGIEVGRLKTGTPPRFDGRTIRWDALQEQKGDEKPRAFSFSNERVNLNQMSCFITHTNEKTHEVIRKNLSRSPLYSGVIKGVGPRYCPSVEDKIVKFPDKTRHQIFLEPEGRNTYEIYPNGISTSLPLDVQVEMVRTVEGLENVEIMRPGYAVEYDFINPTQLNSSLECKYASGLFFAGQVNGTTGYEEAAGQGIVAGINAALYSRGDNTFVLDRSDAYIGIMIDDLVTKGVDEPYRMFTSRAEYRLVLREDNADLRLMEKGRAVRLISDERYEKLIMKKKALDSEFERLEATKEVPGGRADAVLKSLNSPALKKPHSLAEILRRPGITYSELALFDPRCAEIAGSDIAAQAEMSVKYAGYVKMQTEQLKRFKRFESMSIPAAFDYSKVSGLSREIVQKLSSAKPGSLGQAGRVSGVTPAAVSVLMLYLRKGMSRESQEISAPSSSS; encoded by the coding sequence ATGAGCGGAGAAAAACCCCATAATGTTATTGTCATAGGCGGCGGGCATGCCGGTTGCGAAGCCGCGCTCGCGGCGGCGCGCATGGGGCGCAAGACTCTTCTGCTTACAGCCAATATTGACACAATCGGTGTTATGTCGTGCAACCCTTCCATTGGCGGGGTGGGCAAAGGTCATATCGTCAGGGAAATAGACGCGCTTGGCGGAGAAATGGCAAAAGCCGCCGATGTGAGCGCGATTCAATACAGAACGCTAAATACCCGCAAGGGCGCAGCGGTGCGCGCAACGCGTTCGCAGGCGGACAGGCAGGTTTACAGGTCTTACATGCGCCAAACGCTTGAAGGGTGCGAAAATCTTGACATAAAACAGAGGATGATTGACGGCTTTCTTGTGTCGTCCGGCTCGGTGCGCGGCGTGAAAACAAGCCTCGGCGAAAGTTTTTTCGCGGATTCTGTGGTGGTAACCCCAGGGACTTTTCCCAATGGACTAATACACGTTGGAGATGAGAGTTTTTCCTCAGGGCGCGCCGGAGAGGGCGCGGCGATGACGATTTCAAAATCATTCAGGGATTTGGGGATTGAAGTGGGAAGGCTCAAAACCGGCACTCCTCCACGCTTTGACGGGAGAACAATCCGCTGGGACGCGCTTCAGGAGCAAAAAGGGGACGAAAAACCCCGCGCGTTTTCTTTCTCAAATGAGCGCGTGAACTTGAACCAGATGTCGTGCTTTATTACTCACACCAACGAGAAAACGCACGAAGTGATAAGAAAAAACCTTTCGCGCTCGCCACTTTATTCAGGCGTCATAAAAGGTGTGGGACCGCGCTACTGTCCGTCCGTTGAAGACAAAATCGTGAAGTTTCCCGACAAAACACGGCATCAGATTTTCCTTGAGCCGGAAGGGCGGAACACCTATGAGATTTATCCAAATGGTATATCAACCAGTTTGCCGCTTGATGTTCAGGTAGAGATGGTGAGAACGGTTGAAGGGCTTGAAAATGTGGAGATAATGCGTCCGGGATACGCGGTTGAATACGATTTTATCAACCCGACTCAGTTGAATTCGTCGCTTGAGTGTAAATACGCGAGCGGACTGTTCTTCGCAGGGCAGGTGAATGGGACAACGGGTTATGAGGAAGCCGCCGGGCAGGGGATTGTCGCCGGAATAAACGCCGCGCTTTACTCACGCGGAGACAACACATTTGTTCTTGACCGCTCGGACGCCTACATAGGAATCATGATAGATGATCTTGTTACGAAAGGGGTTGATGAGCCGTACAGGATGTTCACTTCGCGCGCGGAATACCGTTTGGTCTTGCGCGAAGACAACGCGGACTTGCGCCTTATGGAAAAAGGGCGCGCGGTGCGGCTTATAAGCGATGAGCGTTACGAGAAACTTATTATGAAAAAAAAGGCGCTTGACAGTGAGTTTGAGCGACTTGAAGCGACAAAAGAGGTTCCCGGCGGTCGCGCGGACGCCGTACTCAAAAGTTTGAATTCACCCGCGCTTAAAAAACCTCACTCACTTGCCGAGATTCTCAGAAGACCCGGAATCACATACTCCGAACTTGCTCTTTTTGACCCCCGGTGCGCCGAGATTGCAGGTTCGGACATAGCCGCGCAGGCGGAGATGAGCGTGAAATATGCCGGTTATGTAAAAATGCAGACCGAACAGTTGAAGCGGTTCAAGCGGTTTGAGAGCATGTCAATTCCCGCCGCTTTTGACTACTCAAAAGTTTCCGGTCTTTCCAGAGAGATTGTCCAAAAACTGTCAAGTGCCAAACCCGGTTCTCTCGGTCAGGCGGGAAGAGTTTCAGGCGTGACGCCCGCCGCCGTTTCAGTTCTTATGTTGTACTTGAGAAAAGGAATGAGCCGGGAAAGTCAGGAAATTTCCGCGCCGTCTTCTTCCTCGTAG